A genome region from Scleropages formosus chromosome 6, fSclFor1.1, whole genome shotgun sequence includes the following:
- the f2rl2 gene encoding proteinase-activated receptor 3, translating to MKKALLLFLLCFLLLDTSLQVQGNKTESNTTLIRSFRAGHKTNNGTNKSEYPSILEELEELDSCAMDYFTGILSTRLIPATYAMAVVVGIPSNALILGTLIVKAKTFSTAVLYLSLAVSDLLVMFTLTFKIHYHFSGNNWVFGEAFCQVVTACFYGNLYCSIHMHMCISIKRYLAIVHPFRYKSLPKHTCTIWSTLAVWAVFLVAMVPEVLIRQSYFLPQLGITTCHDVLPKAEEYYTLLLYYKMGITCLGFFIPFIVTVISYVSIIYHLNKSHHDWIYYIKMSTLVFIIFTVCFTPSNVLYFVHSMKLYTSREEYFYIYYNVALCLCSLHCCLDPFLFFLMSRTTGSKLSYITFKGKAMSFSI from the exons ATGAAGAAGGCGCTGCTGTTATTCCTGCTATGTTTTCTATTGCTGGATACTTCACTCCAAGTTCAAG GGAATAAAACAGAATCTAACACTACTTTAATCAGGAGTTTCCGAGCTGGgcataaaacaaataatggaACAAACAAATCAGAATACCCTTCCATTTTGGAGGAACTGGAAGAACTGGACAGCTGTGCAATGGACTACTTCACTGGAATTCTTAGCACTCGCCTCATTCCTGCCACCTATGCGATGGCTGTAGTTGTTGGGATACCGTCAAATGCATTAATTCTGGGAACCCTAATTGTCAAAGCCAAGACCTTCTCCACTGCCGTGCTCTACCTAAGCCTGGCAGTATCGGATCTCTTGGTTATGTTCACTCTGACGTTCAAAATTCATTACCATTTCAGTGGAAATAACTGGGTGTTTGGGGAGGCCTTCTGTCAAGTGGTTACGGCTTGTTTCTATGGCAACCTCTACTGTTCTATCCACATGCACATGTGCATCAGCATCAAACGCTACTTGGCCATCGTTCACCCGTTCAGGTACAAGAGCCTACCCAAGCACACGTGCACCATATGGAGCACTTTGGCAGTATGGGCTGTATTTTTGGTTGCCATGGTGCCAGAAGTGCTCATTCGCCAAAGTTACTTTCTCCCTCAGCTAGGAATTACAACCTGCCATGACGTCCTCCCTAAGGCAGAAGAATACTACACTCTCCTGCTCTACTACAAGATGGGAATCACTTGTTTAGGATTTTTCATACCTTTTATTGTCACAGTCATCTCCTACGTGTCTATTATCTACCATCTGAACAAGTCACACCATGACTGGATATACTACATCAAAATGAGCACCTTGGTGTTCATCATTTTCACTGTCTGCTTCACACCCAGCAATGTTCTCTACTTCGTTCACTCCATGAAGTTGTACACAAGCAGGGAGGAATACTTCTACATCTACTACAACGTGGCATTGTGTTTGTGCAGTCTGCATTGCTGCTTGGAccctttccttttcttcctcatGTCAAGGACGACAGGGTCAAAGCTGTCTTACATTACCTTTAAAGGGAAGGCTATGAGTTTCTCTATCTAA